Proteins encoded in a region of the Coffea eugenioides isolate CCC68of chromosome 4, Ceug_1.0, whole genome shotgun sequence genome:
- the LOC113767626 gene encoding probable serine/threonine protein kinase IREH1 isoform X2 → MVFKGRFFSSKKSDTSSPDGSSNSPRSWGSNSPIRSDKKKVKSASVSSKDNSPVSSGTSTSSSGFSKKDGKGKETLLKSSSSSQARELGKPSTGFSSSLKSKKGIGVEKLGGKDGKEVGPTPSAAAAVSMSPIVASSLGLNKIKTRSGPLPQESFLGFGSGREKGSALGASNLSKAFIGGGANSGSSLGSGKKSGGVKKDGGGGEEKKKLIGNIENAGWIDNGSNSDSMSTESGPSREQSPHVQAPSRLQNADSSTEAGRFNSSWDHSGGPRSSDVYTPDVKTSYECDNPKESESPRFQAILRVTSAPRKRFPGDIKSFSHELNSKGVRPFPFWKPRGLNNLEEVLGMIRARFDKAKEEVDADLHIFAADLVGVLEKNAENHPEWQETIEDLLVLARSCAMTPAGEFWLQCEGIVQELDDRRQELPMGVLKQLHTRMLFILTRCTRLLQFHKESGFAEDENTFQLRQSLQPVDNRIPSATGMGGKVSSASKASKTSTTRKSYSQEQRGLEWKKDHGVKPGNLLLSPTDAAKNLDSPSRDRMASWKKFPSPVTKSPKEAVSLKEQDDSNVEATKILNNRRVLQDGDLATAKLPEVSSARDTQGHSSLPIKHQHKVSWGYWGDQPSVSDESSIICRICEEEVPTLHVEEHSRICAIADRCDQKGLSVNERLLRISETLEKLMESFSHKDFQHTVGSPDGVAAKVSNSSVTEESDMVSPKLSDWSRRGSEDMLDCFPEVDNSAFMEDLKGLPSMSCRTRFGPKSDQGMATSSAGSMTPRSPLMTPRTSQIDLLLGGKGAYSEHDDIPQMNELADIARCVANTPLDDERSLPYLLTCLEDLRVVIDRRKLDALTVETFGARIEKLIREKYLQLCELVDDDKVDISSTVIDEDVPLEDDVVRSLRTSPIHSSRDRTSIDDFEIIKPISRGAFGRVFLAKKRTTGDLFAIKVLKKADMIRKNAVESILAERDILITVRNPFVVRFFYSFTCRENLYLVMEYLNGGDLYSLLRNLGCLDEDVAHVYIAEVVLALEYLHSMRIVHRDLKPDNLLIAHDGHIKLTDFGLSKVGLINSTDDLSGPAVSGTSLMEEDDSHISASDSQDRRKKRSAVGTPDYLAPEILLGMGHGM, encoded by the exons atggttTTCAAAGGCAGgtttttttcttctaaaaaatCTGATACTTCTAGCCCAGATGGATCTTCTAATAGTCCGAGATCGTGGGGATCGAATTCCCCGATCCGATCGGATAAAAAGAAAGTTAAATCTGCTAGTGTTTCTTCCAAAGATAATTCTCCCGTCAGTAGCGGTACTAGTACTAGTTCTAGTGGTTTTAGTAAGAAAGATGGGAAAGGGAAGGAAACCCTTTTGAAAAGTTCCAGTTCTAGTCAGGCTAGGGAGTTGGGGAAGCCCAGTACAGGATTTTCGAGTAGTTTGAAGTCGAAAAAAGGCATTGGGGTTGAGAAATTAGGGGGGAAAGATGGGAAAGAAGTTGGGCCTACTCCATCGGCTGCGGCGGCGGTGTCGATGTCTCCGATAGTGGCTTCGTCGTTGGGGTTGAATAAGATTAAGACGCGATCGGGGCCGTTGCCTCAGGAGAGTTTTTTGGGGTTTGGGAGTGGGAGGGAAAAGGGGAGTGCTTTGGGGGCTAGTAATTTGTCGAAGGCGTTTATTGGTGGTGGGGCAAATAGTGGGTCGAGTTTGGGGTCTGGGAAGAAGAGTGGTGGTGTGAAGAAGGATGGAGGTGGTGGTGAGGAGAAAAAGAAGTTGATTGGAAATATAGAAAATGCTGGTTGGATTGATAATGGCAGCAACTCAGATAGTATGTCGACTGAGAGTGGACCATCGAGGGAGCAGAGCCCACATGTCCAGGCTCCATCGAGGTTACAGAATGCAGATTCCTCCACTGAAGCTG GGCGATTCAATTCTTCATGGGACCACTCTGGAGGCCCAAGAAGTTCCGATGTTTATACTCCAGACGTGAAG ACATCATATGAATGTGATAACCCAAAAGAATCGGAATCTCCCCGCTTTCAAGCTATACTTCGCGTGACAAGTGCACCAAGGAAGAGGTTTCCTGGGGATATCAAAAGTTTCTCCCATGAATTAAATTCGAAAGGTGTACGACCTTTTCCATTTTGGAAGCCTCGAGGCTTAAATAACTTGGAG GAGGTTTTGGGGATGATAAGGGCAAGGTTTGACAAAGCAAAGGAAGAAGTCGATGCTGATCTGCATATTTTTGCAGCAGATTTAGTTGGAGTTCTGGAAAAGAATGCTGAAAACCATCCTGAATGGCAAGAAACCATTGAGGACTTATTAGTGTTGGCTCGGAGTTGTGCTATGACACCAGCAGGGGAATTCTGGCTTCAGTGTGAAGGCATTGTGCAAGAGTTGGATGATAGGCGTCAGGAGCTTCCCATGGGTGTGCTGAAGCAGCTTCATACACGCATGCTTTTTATCCTCACTAGGTGTACTAGATTGTTGCAGTTTCACAAGGAAAGTGGGTTTGCTGAGGACGAAAACACCTTCCAGCTTCGTCAATCGCTTCAACCTGTGGACAATCGCATTCCTTCTGCCACTGGAATGGGTGGAAAGGTTTCTAGTGCTTCAAAGGCATCAAAGACCTCTACCACACGGAAATCTTACAGTCAAGAGCAGCGTGGTTTGGAATGGAAGAAAGACCATGGTGTGAAACCGGGAAATTTGCTGTTATCGCCTACTGATGCTGCAAAGAACTTGGACTCTCCTAGCAGGGACCGGATGGCTTCTTGGAAGAAATTTCCTTCCCCTGTGACAAAAAGCCCAAAAGAAGCTGTTTCATTGAAGGAGCAGGATGATAGTAATGTTGAAGCTACCAAGATATTAAACAACAGAAGGGTACTTCAGGATGGCGACCTAGCTACTGCTAAGCTTCCTGAAGTATCTTCGGCCAGAGATACTCAGGGACATTCTTCCCTTCCAATTAAGCACCAGCATAAAGTTTCCTGGGGTTACTGGGGAGACCAACCAAGTGTATCTGATGAGAGTTCAATAATTTGTCGCATTTGTGAAGAAGAGGTTCCTACTTTACATGTGGAAGAACACTCTAGGATTTGTGCAATTGCTGATCGTTGTGATCAAAAGGGTCTAAGTGTCAATGAGCGCCTGCTTAGGATATCCGAAACTCTTGAGAAGCTAATGGAATCATTTTCTCATAAAGATTTTCAACATACTGTAGGGAGTCCTGATGGTGTGGCTGCAAAGGTATCAAACTCAAGTGTAACCGAAGAGTCTGATATGGTGTCTCCAAAACTGAGTGATTGGTCTCGAAGAGGCTCAGAGGACATGCTCGACTGTTTTCCAGAAGTAGATAATTCTGCTTTCATGGAAGATCTGAAAGGTTTACCATCAATGTCATGTAGAACTCGTTTTGGTCCCAAATCTGATCAAGGAATGGCAACATCATCAGCAGGCAGCATGACACCTAGGTCCCCATTGATGACGCCACGGACCAGCCAGATTGACTTGTTATTGGGAGGAAAAGGTGCTTACTCCGAACATGATGATATTCCCCAG ATGAATGAACTTGCTGATATTGCTCGATGCGTTGCAAACACTCCCCTAGATGATGAACGCTCTTTGCCATATTTGCTCACTTGCCTTGAAGACTTGAGGGTTGTCATTGATCGTAGAAAGCTGGACGCTCTTACCGTTGAGACTTTTGGAGCACGTATAGAGAAGCTCATTAG GGAAAAATATTTGCAACTTTGTGAGCTAGTTGATGATGACAAAGTTGACATATCGAGCACTGTCATAGATGAAGATGTTCCTCTGGAAGATGATGTTGTACGTAGCTTGAGAACAAGCCCAATACATTCCAGTAGGGATCGGACCTCTATAGATGACTTTGAGATTATTAAACCAATAAGTCGGGGGGCATTTGGCCGTGTTTTTCTGGCCAAAAAGAGAACAACAGGGGACCTGTTTGCGATAAAG GTTCTTAAGAAGGCAGATATGATACGCAAGAATGCTGTTGAGAGTATTTTAGCAGAACGCGATATTTTAATTACTGTTCGCAATCCTTTTGTG GTTCGCTTTTTTTACTCGTTTACTTGTCGGGAAAACTTGTACCTTGTGATGGAGTACTTGAATGGTGGGGATCTTTATTCATTATTAAGAAATCTGGGGTGCTTGGATGAAGATGTAGCTCATGTATACATTGCTGAAGTT GTTCTTGCTTTGGAATACTTGCATTCCATGCGCATTGTTCATCGGGATTTGAAGCCTGATAATCTGTTAATTGCGCATGATGGTCATATAAAG TTGACAGATTTTGGGCTCTCTAAAGTTGGTCTCATCAACAGTACTGATGATTTATCTGGTCCAGCAGTCAGTGGAACATCCCTGATGGAGGAGGATGATTCCCACATATCTGCATCTGACAGTCAAGATAGGCGTAAGAAACGTTCTGCTGTTGGTACGCCTGACTATTTGGCCCCAGAGATCCTTCTGGGAATGGGGCATGGTATGTAA
- the LOC113767626 gene encoding probable serine/threonine protein kinase IREH1 isoform X1, with product MVFKGRFFSSKKSDTSSPDGSSNSPRSWGSNSPIRSDKKKVKSASVSSKDNSPVSSGTSTSSSGFSKKDGKGKETLLKSSSSSQARELGKPSTGFSSSLKSKKGIGVEKLGGKDGKEVGPTPSAAAAVSMSPIVASSLGLNKIKTRSGPLPQESFLGFGSGREKGSALGASNLSKAFIGGGANSGSSLGSGKKSGGVKKDGGGGEEKKKLIGNIENAGWIDNGSNSDSMSTESGPSREQSPHVQAPSRLQNADSSTEAGRFNSSWDHSGGPRSSDVYTPDVKTSYECDNPKESESPRFQAILRVTSAPRKRFPGDIKSFSHELNSKGVRPFPFWKPRGLNNLEEVLGMIRARFDKAKEEVDADLHIFAADLVGVLEKNAENHPEWQETIEDLLVLARSCAMTPAGEFWLQCEGIVQELDDRRQELPMGVLKQLHTRMLFILTRCTRLLQFHKESGFAEDENTFQLRQSLQPVDNRIPSATGMGGKVSSASKASKTSTTRKSYSQEQRGLEWKKDHGVKPGNLLLSPTDAAKNLDSPSRDRMASWKKFPSPVTKSPKEAVSLKEQDDSNVEATKILNNRRVLQDGDLATAKLPEVSSARDTQGHSSLPIKHQHKVSWGYWGDQPSVSDESSIICRICEEEVPTLHVEEHSRICAIADRCDQKGLSVNERLLRISETLEKLMESFSHKDFQHTVGSPDGVAAKVSNSSVTEESDMVSPKLSDWSRRGSEDMLDCFPEVDNSAFMEDLKGLPSMSCRTRFGPKSDQGMATSSAGSMTPRSPLMTPRTSQIDLLLGGKGAYSEHDDIPQMNELADIARCVANTPLDDERSLPYLLTCLEDLRVVIDRRKLDALTVETFGARIEKLIREKYLQLCELVDDDKVDISSTVIDEDVPLEDDVVRSLRTSPIHSSRDRTSIDDFEIIKPISRGAFGRVFLAKKRTTGDLFAIKVLKKADMIRKNAVESILAERDILITVRNPFVVRFFYSFTCRENLYLVMEYLNGGDLYSLLRNLGCLDEDVAHVYIAEVVLALEYLHSMRIVHRDLKPDNLLIAHDGHIKLTDFGLSKVGLINSTDDLSGPAVSGTSLMEEDDSHISASDSQDRRKKRSAVGTPDYLAPEILLGMGHGFTADWWSVGVILFELIVGIPPFNAEHPQKIFDNILNRKIPWPRVPEEMSPEALDLIDQLMTEDPNQRLGARGASEVKQHPFFRDINWDTLARQKAAFVPASENAIDTSYFTSRYSWNPSDEHVYAASEFEDSSDNGSMSDSSSCPSNRHDELGDECGGLTEFESNSSINYSFSNFSFKNLSQLASINYDLLTKGWKDDQSTNRNA from the exons atggttTTCAAAGGCAGgtttttttcttctaaaaaatCTGATACTTCTAGCCCAGATGGATCTTCTAATAGTCCGAGATCGTGGGGATCGAATTCCCCGATCCGATCGGATAAAAAGAAAGTTAAATCTGCTAGTGTTTCTTCCAAAGATAATTCTCCCGTCAGTAGCGGTACTAGTACTAGTTCTAGTGGTTTTAGTAAGAAAGATGGGAAAGGGAAGGAAACCCTTTTGAAAAGTTCCAGTTCTAGTCAGGCTAGGGAGTTGGGGAAGCCCAGTACAGGATTTTCGAGTAGTTTGAAGTCGAAAAAAGGCATTGGGGTTGAGAAATTAGGGGGGAAAGATGGGAAAGAAGTTGGGCCTACTCCATCGGCTGCGGCGGCGGTGTCGATGTCTCCGATAGTGGCTTCGTCGTTGGGGTTGAATAAGATTAAGACGCGATCGGGGCCGTTGCCTCAGGAGAGTTTTTTGGGGTTTGGGAGTGGGAGGGAAAAGGGGAGTGCTTTGGGGGCTAGTAATTTGTCGAAGGCGTTTATTGGTGGTGGGGCAAATAGTGGGTCGAGTTTGGGGTCTGGGAAGAAGAGTGGTGGTGTGAAGAAGGATGGAGGTGGTGGTGAGGAGAAAAAGAAGTTGATTGGAAATATAGAAAATGCTGGTTGGATTGATAATGGCAGCAACTCAGATAGTATGTCGACTGAGAGTGGACCATCGAGGGAGCAGAGCCCACATGTCCAGGCTCCATCGAGGTTACAGAATGCAGATTCCTCCACTGAAGCTG GGCGATTCAATTCTTCATGGGACCACTCTGGAGGCCCAAGAAGTTCCGATGTTTATACTCCAGACGTGAAG ACATCATATGAATGTGATAACCCAAAAGAATCGGAATCTCCCCGCTTTCAAGCTATACTTCGCGTGACAAGTGCACCAAGGAAGAGGTTTCCTGGGGATATCAAAAGTTTCTCCCATGAATTAAATTCGAAAGGTGTACGACCTTTTCCATTTTGGAAGCCTCGAGGCTTAAATAACTTGGAG GAGGTTTTGGGGATGATAAGGGCAAGGTTTGACAAAGCAAAGGAAGAAGTCGATGCTGATCTGCATATTTTTGCAGCAGATTTAGTTGGAGTTCTGGAAAAGAATGCTGAAAACCATCCTGAATGGCAAGAAACCATTGAGGACTTATTAGTGTTGGCTCGGAGTTGTGCTATGACACCAGCAGGGGAATTCTGGCTTCAGTGTGAAGGCATTGTGCAAGAGTTGGATGATAGGCGTCAGGAGCTTCCCATGGGTGTGCTGAAGCAGCTTCATACACGCATGCTTTTTATCCTCACTAGGTGTACTAGATTGTTGCAGTTTCACAAGGAAAGTGGGTTTGCTGAGGACGAAAACACCTTCCAGCTTCGTCAATCGCTTCAACCTGTGGACAATCGCATTCCTTCTGCCACTGGAATGGGTGGAAAGGTTTCTAGTGCTTCAAAGGCATCAAAGACCTCTACCACACGGAAATCTTACAGTCAAGAGCAGCGTGGTTTGGAATGGAAGAAAGACCATGGTGTGAAACCGGGAAATTTGCTGTTATCGCCTACTGATGCTGCAAAGAACTTGGACTCTCCTAGCAGGGACCGGATGGCTTCTTGGAAGAAATTTCCTTCCCCTGTGACAAAAAGCCCAAAAGAAGCTGTTTCATTGAAGGAGCAGGATGATAGTAATGTTGAAGCTACCAAGATATTAAACAACAGAAGGGTACTTCAGGATGGCGACCTAGCTACTGCTAAGCTTCCTGAAGTATCTTCGGCCAGAGATACTCAGGGACATTCTTCCCTTCCAATTAAGCACCAGCATAAAGTTTCCTGGGGTTACTGGGGAGACCAACCAAGTGTATCTGATGAGAGTTCAATAATTTGTCGCATTTGTGAAGAAGAGGTTCCTACTTTACATGTGGAAGAACACTCTAGGATTTGTGCAATTGCTGATCGTTGTGATCAAAAGGGTCTAAGTGTCAATGAGCGCCTGCTTAGGATATCCGAAACTCTTGAGAAGCTAATGGAATCATTTTCTCATAAAGATTTTCAACATACTGTAGGGAGTCCTGATGGTGTGGCTGCAAAGGTATCAAACTCAAGTGTAACCGAAGAGTCTGATATGGTGTCTCCAAAACTGAGTGATTGGTCTCGAAGAGGCTCAGAGGACATGCTCGACTGTTTTCCAGAAGTAGATAATTCTGCTTTCATGGAAGATCTGAAAGGTTTACCATCAATGTCATGTAGAACTCGTTTTGGTCCCAAATCTGATCAAGGAATGGCAACATCATCAGCAGGCAGCATGACACCTAGGTCCCCATTGATGACGCCACGGACCAGCCAGATTGACTTGTTATTGGGAGGAAAAGGTGCTTACTCCGAACATGATGATATTCCCCAG ATGAATGAACTTGCTGATATTGCTCGATGCGTTGCAAACACTCCCCTAGATGATGAACGCTCTTTGCCATATTTGCTCACTTGCCTTGAAGACTTGAGGGTTGTCATTGATCGTAGAAAGCTGGACGCTCTTACCGTTGAGACTTTTGGAGCACGTATAGAGAAGCTCATTAG GGAAAAATATTTGCAACTTTGTGAGCTAGTTGATGATGACAAAGTTGACATATCGAGCACTGTCATAGATGAAGATGTTCCTCTGGAAGATGATGTTGTACGTAGCTTGAGAACAAGCCCAATACATTCCAGTAGGGATCGGACCTCTATAGATGACTTTGAGATTATTAAACCAATAAGTCGGGGGGCATTTGGCCGTGTTTTTCTGGCCAAAAAGAGAACAACAGGGGACCTGTTTGCGATAAAG GTTCTTAAGAAGGCAGATATGATACGCAAGAATGCTGTTGAGAGTATTTTAGCAGAACGCGATATTTTAATTACTGTTCGCAATCCTTTTGTG GTTCGCTTTTTTTACTCGTTTACTTGTCGGGAAAACTTGTACCTTGTGATGGAGTACTTGAATGGTGGGGATCTTTATTCATTATTAAGAAATCTGGGGTGCTTGGATGAAGATGTAGCTCATGTATACATTGCTGAAGTT GTTCTTGCTTTGGAATACTTGCATTCCATGCGCATTGTTCATCGGGATTTGAAGCCTGATAATCTGTTAATTGCGCATGATGGTCATATAAAG TTGACAGATTTTGGGCTCTCTAAAGTTGGTCTCATCAACAGTACTGATGATTTATCTGGTCCAGCAGTCAGTGGAACATCCCTGATGGAGGAGGATGATTCCCACATATCTGCATCTGACAGTCAAGATAGGCGTAAGAAACGTTCTGCTGTTGGTACGCCTGACTATTTGGCCCCAGAGATCCTTCTGGGAATGGGGCATG GATTTACTGCGGATTGGTGGTCAGTGGGGGTTATATTGTTCGAACTAATTGTTGGTATCCCACCTTTCAACGCGGAGCATCCTCAG aaaatttttgacaatATTCTGAACCGTAAGATACCTTGGCCACGGGTCCCTGAAGAGATGAGTCCTGAGGCACTGGATCTGATTGATCA GTTGATGACAGAAGATCCTAATCAAAGACTTGGAGCAAGAGGAGCATCAGAG GTGAAGCAACATCCATTTTTTAGAGATATTAACTGGGACACGCTAGCTAGACAAAAG GCTGCTTTTGTTCCTGCTTCGGAGAATGCAATTGATACAAGTTACTTTACCAGTCGTTATTCATGGAACCCTTCAGATGAGCATGTCTATGCAGCCAGTGAATTTGAAGATTCCAGTGACAATGGTAGCATGAGTGATAGTAGTAGTTGCCCAAGCAATCGCCATGATGAGCTG GGAGATGAATGCGGCGGGCTTACAGAATTTGAATCCAACTCTTCCATCAACTACTCGTTTAGCAATTTCTCATTCAAG AATCTGTCCCAGCTCGCATCGATCAATTATGACTTGCTTACTAAAGGCTGGAAAGACGATCAGTCGACAAATCGCAATGCATGA